In Acaryochloris marina S15, the genomic window CAGGGCTAAAAAAATCGTAGGTTTGTGACTCCGTAAAAAAAGCTGAGTCAGGACTGAGATCCAGACAACTGACGGACTCTAGATCTAAGTCCATGTCAGATCCAGTTTCTAGGATTTGGTGACCCGGTTCACCAAAACAGATGAGCAGGGATGATTTCCCCTTGGGGCAGCTGGTGGGTTAAGTAGTGCAGTCCTAAAGTCGTTTTACCTGTCCCTGGCCCCCCGCGCACTAAATAAGCCCGATTAGCTATGAGTCCACCATTGAGAATTTCATCTAGGCCAGATATCCCTGTTGATAACCGCGTTTTACTAGTCTGTTT contains:
- a CDS encoding ATPase domain-containing protein; its protein translation is MSGLDEILNGGLIANRAYLVRGGPGTGKTTLGLHYLTHQLPQGEIIPAHLFW